From the genome of Emys orbicularis isolate rEmyOrb1 chromosome 17, rEmyOrb1.hap1, whole genome shotgun sequence, one region includes:
- the LOC135891032 gene encoding protein FAM170B-like translates to MGTSRSQAAPESQRSGESPPRQGVSAGSPVPGETAEQGVSASAGPRDPNQQTSTATSVTSHTSARGVQPAASNRLCAQPPGDPPGAGMKRKRSARVREAEGEGEEKSLFYMKIRAVNGVSVAWETGAGFGTIRKRPRIFKANYRGGESFAGSDLSSSHTRSELGDVDPEAESGVGGPAEEAPQQPMGVPPEWLLTPEQGLRCLACCRVFPSLEALTQHVKQGLREGFSCRVYYRVLGQLRAGEPPRKRRRRGGRECSKCGGEIRRPRKAAR, encoded by the exons ATGGGCACATCCAGGTCTCAGGCTGCTCCTG AGTCGCAGAGATCAGGGGAGTCGCCCCCTCGTCAGGGGGTCTCTGCCGGGAGCCCAGTTCCTGGGGAAACAGCGGAGCAGGGGGTCTCTGCCTCTGCAGGCCCCAGGGACCCAAACCAGCAGACCTCCACGGCCACATCCGTCACCAGCCACACCTCCGCCCGCGGCGTGCAGCCTGCGGCCTCCAACCGCCTGTGTGCACAGCCCCCAGGGGATCCACCCGGCGCGGGCATGAAGAGAAAGCGCTCGGCACGTGTCAGAGAGgccgagggggagggagaagaaaagtcCCTGTTCTACATGAAGATCAGGGCCGTGAACGGCGTCTCGGTGGCCTGGGAGACCGGGGCTGGCTTTGGAACCATTAGGAAGCGCCCCCGCATCTTTAAGGCCAATTACAGGGGAGGAGAAAGCTTTGCCGGCTCGGACCTGAGCAGCTCCCACACCAGGTCCGAGCTGGGGGACGTGGACCCCGAGGCAGAGAGCGGCGTGGGGGGGCCAGCAGAGGAGGCTCCGCAGCAGCCGATGGGAGTGCCCCCTGAGTGGCTCCTCACCCCCGAGCAGGGCCTGCGCTGCCTGGCCTGCTGCcgagtcttccccagcctggaggccCTGACCCAGCATGTGAAACAGGGGCTGCGCGAAGGCTTCAGCTGCCGCGTCTACTACCGGGTGCTGGGGCAGCTCAGGGCGGGAGAGCCGCCCCGGAAGAGACGGCGACGTGGGGGCCGCGAGTGCAGCAAGTGTGGGGGAGAGATACGGCGCCCACGCAAGGCTGCCAGATAG